A window of the Trichoplusia ni isolate ovarian cell line Hi5 chromosome 4, tn1, whole genome shotgun sequence genome harbors these coding sequences:
- the LOC113493483 gene encoding junctophilin-2-like isoform X1, giving the protein MQPSELADAAHAASGNPPQRGLNGGRFDFDDGGTYCGGWEDGKAHGHGVCTGPKAQGAYAGSWHFGFEVSGVYTWPSGSSFEGQWQNGKRHGLGVETRDRWLYRGEWTQGYKGRYGVRQSTISNAKYEGTWANGLQDGYGSETYADGGTYQGQWMRGLRHGYGVRTSAPFGLASHYRGGARGHRGSMSSLNEGGADPSEQRTTRMDDARGGFVLTVRSDQPSGRRGSLVGKPKGLLHKWRKQRSVGDLDGTGTGSVHSGGSGGSGSSWVSSVDSTHSAMTHASLHTNSNASFVVEDEHLDASVTETYMGEWKNDKRTGFGISERSDGLRYEGEWSANKKYGYGVTTFRDGTREEGKYKNNVLITSQKRKHLFLMRSAKFRERVDSAVNAAQRASKIALQKADIAISRTATARGKAEQADEAADQAKEDCDIAQATAKQFAPDFKHPGFDRIGLREKYRQKVYDAQVATPVSQESEKILDGKSIPNHIPPMHSQIPQTQNRAPNAVPSRRPSAQYPKPIQSIDPRLANSSNYNTDNRTLGPPHDPYYSSNQDNWTSANASPQTSPDSQKSFLPNEQTNPYGSMPQGVPLQQQPAYRYRQDSLQNQQQMDPSNQQNVNQGRRLSSTSRPQLNQRPQQDWNAPQAPPRRQSVLGQPSYDAQGNPYMDSGSSAYGRNDVRTGNVHSEGPMGRQPMPMNQQAYRQPMDSQDYRQSLDQQGYGQAPDQMYRQSTVDNQAYRQPGAADQGYRPTAPSEQEIVNGARPPGSRPSIDHFDHYKRPPSRDSSVDRYGRRSRQPSVEAVPSGGGSRAGSVAPQPAVPSRPASRAATPAAGNGHLATGRGSISSRAGSREPQPFEESLLRKRTLGQEISPSPYQPKRTESLYVAQLPEPPPPAPIRSGGGGGGGGGGGGGRKMLSTPQTLQRKKSLPDVAGMPRMPDGGGMSREEVSALGSARREEVRRMHEETEKLRANPLLYLVSPQVKDWFSRQQLVILVLFINISLGIMFFKLLT; this is encoded by the exons TGGCAGCTCATTTGAAGGCCAATGGCAGAACGGCAAGCGGCACGGCCTGGGCGTGGAGACCCGCGACCGCTGGCTGTACCGCGGCGAGTGGACGCAGGGCTACAAGGGCCGCTACGGCGTGCGCCAGAGCACGATCAGCAACGCCAAGTACGAAGGCACGTGGGCCAATGGACTGCAAGACGGTTACGGATCAGAAACCTACGCTGATGGCG GCACATACCAAGGACAATGGATGCGCGGGCTGCGGCACGGCTACGGCGTCCGCACGTCGGCGCCGTTCGGCCTGGCGTCGCACTAccgaggcggcgcgcgcggccatCGCGGCTCCATGTCCTCGCTCAACGAGGGTGGCGCCGACCCCTCCGAGCAACGCACCACACGCATGGACGACGCGAGGGGCGGGTTCGTGCTCACAGTCAGATCAGACCAGCCCTCCGGACGACGTGGCTCGCTTGTCGGAAAACCAAAGGGATTGCTCCAT aAATGGCGCAAACAGCGCAGCGTTGGCGACCTGGACGGGACCGGCACGGGCTCGGTCCACTCCGGGGGCTCGGGGGGCTCGGGCTCTTCGTGGGTCTCCTCGGTAGACAGCACCCACTCCGCTATGACCCATGCCTCTTTGCATACAAACTCAAACGCAAGTTTTGTTGTCGAG GATGAACATCTGGATGCGAGTGTCACAGAAACTTATATGGGCGAATGGAAGAATGATAAACGCACTGGGTTTGGTATCAGCGAACGCAGTGACGGCCTTCGCTACGAGGGAGAATGGTCGGCGAACAAGAAGTACGGATACGGCGTTACCACGTTCAGAGACGGCACTAGGGAAGAAGGCAAATATAAGAACAACGTACTCATCACCAGCCAAAAGCGAAAACACTTGTTCCTTATGCGGTCCGCCAAATTCCGAGAACGTGTGGACTCAGCCGTTAATGCTGCGCAACGTGCGTCTAAAATAGCATTACAGAAGGCTGATATAGCTATCTCTAG AACCGCCACAGCTCGAGGAAAAGCTGAGCAAGCCGACGAAGCGGCAGACCAAGCAAAAGAAGACTGTGATATAGCGCAAGCTACTGCGAAGCAGTTCGCCCCAGATTTTAAGCACCCAGGCTTTGACAGAATAGGATTAAGAGAAAAATATAGACAAAAGGTTTACGATGCACAAGTTGCAACACCCGTATCACAAGAATCTGAAAAGATCTTGGATGGAAAGAGCATTCCAAATCATATCCCTCCGATGCATTCTCAGATTCCTCAGACTCAGAATAGAGCTCCAAATGCAGTACCCTCTAGGAGACCTTCAGCGCAATATCCTAAACCGATACAGTCAATAGACCCGCGGCTGGCGAACAGTTCTAACTACAATACAGACAATAGAACACTCGGGCCTCCGCATGACCCATATTACTCGTCAAATCAAGATAATTGGACATCCGCGAACGCATCACCTCAAACTTCGCCTGATAGTCAAAAATCTTTCTTACCAAATGAACAAACGAATCCCTACGGATCCATGCCACAAGGTGTTCCACTACAGCAACAACCTGCATATAGATATAGGCAAGATTCGTTACAAAATCAACAGCAAATGGATCCTTCTAACCAACAAAATGTCAATCAAGGTCGACGATTATCCTCAACTTCTAGGCCGCAACTAAATCAAAGACCTCAACAAGACTGGAACGCTCCACAAGCTCCTCCCAGACGACAGAGCGTACTTGGTCAACCTTCCTACGATGCGCAGGGTAACCCCTACATGGATAGCGGTTCTTCTGCATATGGCAGGAACGATGTTCGAACCGGTAACGTACACTCTGAAGGGCCCATGGGCCGACAACCGATGCCGATGAATCAGCAGGCATATCGGCAGCCTATGGATTCTCAAGATTATAGGCAGTCCCTAGATCAACAAGGATATGGCCAGGCACCCGATCAAATGTACCGTCAATCGACGGTTGATAATCAGGCATATCGCCAACCAGGCGCTGCTGATCAGGGATACCGACCTACTGCCCCTTCTGAACAAGAAATCGTTAACGGCGCCAGGCCCCCTGGGTCACGACCGTCCATTGACCACTTTGATCATTACAAAAGACCTCCTAGTCGAGATTCAAGCGTAGATAGATACGGAAGGCGGTCGCGACAGCCTTCCGTAGAGGCGGTTCCTAGCGGCGGAGGTTCGCGTGCAGGGTCCGTAGCCCCGCAGCCTGCGGTCCCATCACGACCTGCGTCTCGTGCGGCTACGCCGGCTGCAGGCAACGGTCACTTAGCAACAGGCCGTGGCTCTATATCCTCCCGTGCAGGATCGCGGGAGCCACAACCGTTCGAGGAGTCCCTTTTAAGAAAGCGGACGCTTGGTCAGGAAATATCACCATCTCCTTATCAGCCCAAACGGACCGAAAGCTTGTACGTGGCCCAACTACCAGAACCTCCACCACCGGCGCCGATAAGAAGCGGAGGAGGCGGCGGTGgaggcggcggtggcggcggagGTCGGAAG ATGTTAAGCACGCCGCAGACGTTACAACGTAAGAAGTCGCTGCCTGACGTAGCGGGGATGCCCCGCATGCCGGACGGCGGCGGCATGTCGCGCGAGGAGGTGTCGGCGCTCGGCTCGGCGCGCCGCGAGGAGGTGCGCCGCATGCACGAGGAGACCGAGAAACTGAGGGCTAACCCCCTGCTCTACTTAGTCAGTCCGCAAGTCAAG GACTGGTTCTCCCGGCAGCAGCTGGTGATCCTAGTGCTTTTCATCAACATCTCTCTGGGCATCATGTTCTTCAAGCTGCTCACGTAG
- the LOC113493483 gene encoding uncharacterized protein LOC113493483 isoform X2: MWYQGDEDDEEDLMCSPAILARRASESWINVPPVEMLSTPQTLQRKKSLPDVAGMPRMPDGGGMSREEVSALGSARREEVRRMHEETEKLRANPLLYLVSPQVKDWFSRQQLVILVLFINISLGIMFFKLLT, translated from the exons atgtggtACCAAGGGGACGAAGATGATGAAGAAGATCTTATGTGTTCGCCGGCTATCCTCGCCAGGCGAGCCTCAGAGAGTTGGATTAATGTACCTCCCGTTGAG ATGTTAAGCACGCCGCAGACGTTACAACGTAAGAAGTCGCTGCCTGACGTAGCGGGGATGCCCCGCATGCCGGACGGCGGCGGCATGTCGCGCGAGGAGGTGTCGGCGCTCGGCTCGGCGCGCCGCGAGGAGGTGCGCCGCATGCACGAGGAGACCGAGAAACTGAGGGCTAACCCCCTGCTCTACTTAGTCAGTCCGCAAGTCAAG GACTGGTTCTCCCGGCAGCAGCTGGTGATCCTAGTGCTTTTCATCAACATCTCTCTGGGCATCATGTTCTTCAAGCTGCTCACGTAG
- the LOC113493487 gene encoding carcinine transporter-like yields the protein MPKNDKTSSYGTQEKISAHETNDAIDLDDLLPKIGEFGLYQKLLLWLVCLPACLPCGFCAFNQLFMTDVPDHWCRVPELELLNLTQLQRKMLSIPHKDNNTFEKCARYAINYSEIVVMGGSLEANDSWPTEPCVQGYEYDTSEVTSSIVIDFNLVCEYDVYPTLGLVALNVGGPIGVYTFGLLNDRIGRKKSFFICLSTLLLGSLMTAYAHEYWFWTLARAVVGLTIPAVYQIPFIISLELAGPNYRSFVTVMTCVFYTLGLILLSAITYLLRDWRSLALATSVPFFLYYLYWFVLPESPRWLLMREKLEEANNVLKTIARVNGKDLPEEYTIKLQKQVIEQKERGESKVKSVSVFALCRTPNMRLKTFLITLNWCASEMVYVGLSYYGPAIGDNQYMSFFLSSAVEIPSYIVCWVLMDRIGRRWPLCLSMVISGIFCIITVLLPNDARTETLILYLISKCFISASFLIIYPYAGELYPTELRGVGIGTSAYIGGLGLIIIPFINYLGSSNLVLPLVVMGAVSVVGGLSALRLPETLHTSLPQTAEEGEQFGKDWTYADCMACGDQRYIRNLTNE from the exons ATGccgaaaaatgataaaacatcaAGTTATGGGACTCAGGAGAAAATATCG GCTCACGAGACTAATGATGCAATCGATTTGGATGACTTATTACCTAAGATCGGAGAGTTTGGTCTCTACCAGAAGCTTCTGTTGTGGCTGGTCTGCTTGCCAGCATGTCTGCCCTGCGGCTTCTGCGCCTTCAATCAGCTGTTTATGACAGATGTCCCTGACCACTGGTGCCGCGTCCCTGAACTAGAGCTATTGAACCTCACTCAACTACAACgtaaaatgttatcaatacCACATAAG GACAACAACACTTTTGAGAAATGTGCACGGTACGCAATAAACTATTCTGAAATAGTGGTGATGGGAGGTAGTTTAGAGGCAAACGATAGTTGGCCTACCGAGCCCTGTGTGCAAGGCTATGAATACGACACATCTGAAGTGACCTCATCTATAGTTATCGAc TTTAATCTCGTCTGTGAATACGACGTTTACCCTACTCTAGGATTAGTGGCTTTAAATGTTGGAGGACCTATAGGAGTCTACACATTTGGCCTCTTAAATGATCGAATAGGCCGCAAGAAATCATTCTTCATCTGTCTAAGTACGTTGCTACTCGGAAGTTTAATGACTGCCTATGCTCACGAGTATTGGTTCTGGACGCTGGCTCGAGCTGTAGTGGGGCTCACTATCCCCGCCGTGTATCAAATACCTTTTATTATCT CTTTAGAGTTGGCAGGTCCAAATTACAGGTCTTTTGTAACCGTTATGACATGCGTGTTTTACACGTTAGGCTTAATATTACTATCGGCAATAACGTACTTACTGCGAGACTGGAGGAGCCTCGCGCTAGCGACCTCAGTGCctttctttttatattacttgtaTTGGTTCGTTCTACCCGAATCTCCTCGGTGGTTACTCATGCGAGAAAAACTTGAAGAAGCTAACAACGTCCTCAAAACTATTGCAAGGGTAAACGGCAAAGATTTACCAGAAGAATACACAATTAAGCTACAGAAACAGGTTATAGAACAAAAGGAAAGGGGTGAATCAAAAGTGAAATCTGTAAGCGTGTTTGCTCTGTGCCGAACTCCTAATATGCgacttaaaacctttttgattacTCTAAATTGGTGTGCGTCGGAAATGGTTTACGTTGGACTAAGTTATTATGGGCCTGCTATAGGAGACAACCAGTACATGAGTTTCTTTCTATCATCAGCAGTAGAAATTCCTAGTTATATAGTTTGTTGGGTGCTAATGGACCGAATTGGAAGAAGATGGCCACTCTGCTTATCAATGGTTATCAgtggaatattttgtattatcaCCGTGTTACTACCAAATG ATGCTCGAACGGAAACCCTTATCCTCTATTTAATATCCAAGTGTTTTATATCTGCATCCTTCTTGATAATATATCCCTATGCGGGAGAACTGTACCCAACAGAGTTGAGAGGCGTCGGTATTGGCACGTCGGCATACATTGGCGGCTtgggtttaataataataccttttaTAAACTACTT AGGGTCTAGTAATCTAGTGTTACCACTAGTAGTAATGGGCGCAGTGTCTGTAGTGGGAGGTTTAAGCGCACTACGCCTGCCAGAAACATTGCATACGTCATTACCACAAACGGCTGAAGAAGGAGAACAGTTTGGAAAGGACTGGACCTATGCTGACTGCATGGCCTGTGGAGACCAAAGGTATATTAGAAACTTAACAAATGAATGA